From a region of the Corallococcus coralloides DSM 2259 genome:
- a CDS encoding DUF4105 domain-containing protein, with protein sequence MPRLSSLIVASLLGLLLSASPARAASVPPWGTGESRGEDLSIWLVTFSPGDDVFSWWGHGSLVVEDRARQMQRLYNYGMYSFDDQTVVHFAKGRLEFWVGESSVNGTFRFYKSLGRDVRVQELNLTPEQRVTVAKKLADNVLPENRDYLYEHYSDNCVTRLRDMIDVAVGGRLSEAEKAPARMTLREHTRRYTAVSPPVSFLLDFMMNDSIDKPITRREEAFLPDELEQQVAELKVPGPDGQPVSLVEKQWNFYASPTRPRPPAQPPAFGPYILALGVLLGGAALGLAAWEKKGSRTARILLGLENVVVGLVLGIPGLALVVMWAGTNHVVTHHNENLFLANPLTLLAVPYGLRLTWNSAKARARLKWVWGLLAATGALGLVLKVLPWFDQDNWRAIALILPISLGMAGAFWLDRLRALVPGTARTPPRQDARVTSLKAS encoded by the coding sequence ATGCCCCGCCTGTCGTCTCTCATCGTCGCAAGCCTGTTGGGTCTCCTGCTGTCCGCGTCCCCCGCGCGCGCCGCGTCGGTGCCGCCGTGGGGCACGGGCGAGAGCCGGGGCGAGGACCTGTCCATCTGGCTGGTGACCTTCAGCCCCGGCGACGACGTCTTCTCGTGGTGGGGTCACGGCTCGCTGGTGGTGGAGGACCGCGCCCGGCAGATGCAGCGGCTCTACAACTACGGGATGTACTCGTTCGACGACCAGACGGTGGTCCACTTCGCCAAGGGCCGCCTGGAGTTCTGGGTCGGTGAGTCGAGCGTCAACGGCACCTTCCGCTTCTACAAGTCGCTGGGGCGTGACGTGCGCGTGCAGGAGCTCAACCTCACGCCCGAGCAGCGCGTGACGGTGGCGAAGAAGCTGGCGGACAACGTGCTGCCGGAGAACCGCGACTACCTCTACGAGCACTACAGCGACAACTGCGTGACCCGGCTGCGCGACATGATCGACGTGGCCGTGGGCGGCCGGCTGTCCGAGGCGGAGAAGGCCCCGGCCCGCATGACGCTGCGCGAGCACACGCGGCGCTACACGGCGGTGAGCCCGCCCGTGAGCTTCCTGCTCGACTTCATGATGAATGACTCCATCGACAAGCCCATCACCCGCCGCGAGGAGGCCTTCCTCCCGGACGAACTGGAGCAGCAGGTGGCGGAGCTGAAGGTGCCGGGCCCGGACGGACAGCCGGTGTCGCTGGTGGAGAAGCAGTGGAACTTCTACGCGTCGCCCACGCGTCCCCGGCCCCCCGCGCAGCCGCCCGCCTTCGGCCCGTACATCCTCGCGCTGGGCGTGCTCCTGGGCGGCGCCGCGCTGGGCCTGGCCGCGTGGGAGAAGAAGGGCAGCCGAACGGCGCGCATCCTCCTGGGTCTGGAGAACGTGGTGGTGGGGCTGGTGCTGGGTATCCCGGGGCTGGCGCTCGTCGTCATGTGGGCGGGCACGAACCACGTCGTCACGCACCACAACGAGAACCTCTTCCTCGCGAACCCCCTGACGCTGCTGGCCGTGCCGTACGGCCTGCGCCTCACCTGGAACAGCGCGAAGGCGCGGGCGCGGCTCAAGTGGGTGTGGGGCCTGCTCGCGGCCACCGGCGCGCTGGGGCTGGTCCTCAAGGTCCTGCCCTGGTTCGACCAGGACAACTGGCGCGCCATCGCGCTCATCCTGCCCATCTCCCTGGGCATGGCCGGCGCGTTCTGGCTGGACCGGCTCCGGGCGCTCGTGCCAGGAACGGCGCGCACGCCGCCCCGTCAGGATGCACGGGTGACCTCGCTCAAGGCCTCCTGA
- a CDS encoding anti-sigma factor family protein: protein MSGGGWRSTDVEPRLDHREARALFLALADEQLAAPQEQAVRSHLDGCEECRQGWDRYARTVERVRTVEREKAPPALASLVAARVRRQRRFGLKGLHLAHAQHRFPVEILIPLLLAAAVGAFLLMSS, encoded by the coding sequence ATGAGCGGCGGCGGGTGGAGGTCAACGGACGTGGAACCGCGATTGGATCACCGCGAGGCGAGGGCGCTGTTTCTAGCGCTCGCCGACGAACAGCTGGCAGCCCCCCAGGAGCAGGCGGTGCGCAGCCACCTGGACGGCTGTGAGGAGTGCCGCCAGGGGTGGGACCGGTACGCCCGCACGGTGGAGCGGGTGCGCACGGTGGAGCGGGAGAAGGCCCCGCCCGCGCTCGCGTCGCTCGTGGCCGCCCGCGTGCGCCGCCAGCGCCGCTTCGGCCTGAAGGGCCTGCACCTGGCGCATGCCCAGCACCGCTTCCCGGTGGAGATCCTCATCCCGCTGCTGCTGGCCGCGGCGGTGGGCGCATTTCTCTTGATGTCTTCCTGA
- a CDS encoding RNA polymerase sigma factor: MSPGGVLDVGQQALASEALADPRREEQALLVRLRRGDPEAFESLVHQHQDRLYDFCFRMLGDREEAHDLVQEIFVSVHQNVRRFREDARLSTWLFRISKNHCLNRLKYLQRRGRGRSDVFDEVSAAAIAEGGGAPPQPDAALEAARERARVQRAISQLDPDARMLVALRDIEGLSYDEIVDITELPEGTVKSRLHRAREKLADLLGRFEP, encoded by the coding sequence GTGTCACCGGGCGGAGTGCTCGACGTCGGACAGCAGGCCCTGGCCTCCGAGGCCCTGGCCGACCCGCGCCGCGAGGAACAGGCGCTGCTCGTCCGGCTGCGGCGCGGCGACCCGGAGGCCTTCGAGTCGCTGGTGCACCAGCACCAGGACCGCCTCTACGACTTCTGCTTCCGCATGCTGGGCGACCGCGAGGAGGCCCACGACCTGGTGCAGGAGATTTTCGTCAGCGTGCACCAGAACGTCCGGCGCTTCCGCGAGGACGCGCGCCTGTCCACGTGGCTGTTCCGCATCTCCAAGAACCACTGCCTCAACCGGCTGAAGTACCTCCAGCGCCGGGGGCGGGGCCGCTCGGACGTCTTCGACGAGGTGAGCGCCGCCGCCATCGCGGAGGGTGGGGGAGCCCCACCGCAGCCGGACGCCGCCCTGGAGGCTGCGCGTGAGCGGGCCCGGGTGCAGCGGGCCATTTCCCAACTGGACCCCGATGCGCGCATGCTGGTGGCGCTGCGTGACATCGAGGGCCTGAGCTACGACGAGATTGTCGACATCACCGAGCTGCCCGAGGGGACCGTGAAGAGCCGGCTCCACCGGGCACGCGAGAAGCTGGCGGACCTGCTGGGGCGCTTCGAACCATGA
- the prfB gene encoding peptide chain release factor 2 (programmed frameshift): MANDSMEKINALKERLNALRGHLDLDRKRSRIALIERDSTQPDFWNDNTKAQGLLKEKSTLEASVGAFDKTMRGLDDAQTLLELAAEMNDEASAQEAEGTLASLEGEVAKLELARMLSGPQDRSNCFMDINAGAGGTDSMDWAAMLLRMYTRYGETKGWKVELSDEVPGEEAGFKNVSLRIEGENAYGYLKAEVGVHRLVRISPFDANARRQTAFASVDVYPEVDDSIQIDLPEKDIELKFIRGGGAGGQKVNKTSSTAQLRHLPTGIIITCQTERSQSANKDMAFKILRGRLYELEMKKREAERDAAEAAKKDISFGSQIRSYVLAPYRMVKDLRTGVETGNVDKVLDGDLEEFVTAQLLGVKNPNRNAAAD, from the exons ATGGCGAACGATTCGATGGAGAAGATCAACGCCCTGAAGGAGCGCCTCAACGCGCTCCGGGGGCATCTT GACCTCGACCGCAAGCGGTCCCGCATCGCGCTGATTGAACGCGACTCCACGCAGCCCGACTTCTGGAACGACAACACCAAGGCCCAGGGCCTGTTGAAGGAGAAGTCCACGCTGGAGGCCAGCGTGGGCGCCTTCGACAAGACGATGCGCGGGCTGGACGACGCGCAGACGCTGCTGGAGCTGGCGGCGGAGATGAACGACGAGGCGAGCGCGCAGGAAGCGGAAGGCACGCTCGCGTCGCTGGAGGGCGAGGTCGCCAAGCTGGAGCTGGCGCGCATGCTCTCCGGGCCGCAGGACCGCAGCAACTGCTTCATGGACATCAACGCGGGCGCGGGCGGCACGGACTCCATGGACTGGGCCGCCATGCTCCTGCGCATGTACACGCGCTACGGTGAGACGAAGGGCTGGAAGGTCGAGCTCAGCGACGAGGTGCCGGGCGAAGAGGCGGGCTTCAAGAACGTCTCCCTGCGCATCGAGGGCGAGAACGCCTACGGCTACCTCAAGGCGGAAGTGGGCGTGCACCGGCTCGTGCGCATCAGCCCCTTCGACGCCAACGCGCGCCGGCAGACGGCGTTCGCGTCCGTGGACGTGTACCCGGAGGTCGACGACAGCATCCAAATCGACCTGCCGGAGAAGGACATCGAGCTGAAGTTCATCCGCGGCGGTGGCGCGGGTGGACAGAAGGTCAACAAGACGTCGTCCACGGCGCAGCTGCGCCACCTGCCCACGGGCATCATCATCACCTGCCAGACGGAACGCTCGCAGTCGGCCAACAAGGACATGGCCTTCAAGATCCTGCGCGGCCGCCTGTACGAACTGGAGATGAAGAAGCGCGAGGCCGAGCGCGACGCGGCGGAGGCGGCCAAGAAGGACATCTCCTTCGGCTCGCAGATCCGCAGCTACGTGCTGGCGCCGTACCGCATGGTCAAGGACCTGCGCACCGGCGTGGAGACGGGCAACGTGGACAAGGTGCTGGACGGTGACCTGGAGGAGTTCGTCACCGCGCAGCTCCTGGGCGTGAAGAACCCCAACCGCAACGCCGCCGCGGACTAA
- the lysS gene encoding lysine--tRNA ligase, with product MADTENKTPPGEKSGEAADSSSKEQEIYQQRLDKAEKWREAGFNPYGNGYAPKHRAADILATHANHSMEDLEKDAPVYDVAGRIVAMRSFGKAAFIKLRDRSGEIQAHVKKDALGDLYEVFKQCDLGDFVAVQGPVFRSKTGELSLSATKFVPLTKSLRPLPEKWHGLTDVEVRYRQRYLDLVSNPDVKQVFLKRSKLVKFIRSFLDGRDFVEVETPMMHPLVTGAAARPFITHHNTYDIDLYMRIAPELYLKRLVVGGMDRVYEINRNFRNEGISTRHNPEFTMLEFYQAYATYEDLMDLTEEMLSEASRHVTGDSKVKYGEHVIDFGKGWKRIPMPEAIREAVPGLSDKDMVDVDRLRHELLKTVHSEVERRAVDAMNHGELVGALFEAHVEHTLIHPTFITQYPTAVSPLARRNDQNPEITDRFELFVAGREIANAFSELNDPLDQKGRFQAQLDAKQRGQQETMDYDEDYIRALEHGMPPTAGEGIGIDRVAMLFTDAASIRDVILFPLLKPLAK from the coding sequence ATGGCCGACACCGAGAACAAGACCCCCCCAGGTGAGAAGAGCGGCGAAGCGGCGGACTCCAGCTCCAAGGAGCAGGAGATCTACCAGCAGCGGTTGGACAAGGCCGAGAAGTGGCGCGAGGCCGGCTTCAACCCCTACGGCAACGGCTACGCCCCGAAGCACCGGGCCGCGGACATCCTGGCCACGCACGCCAACCACTCCATGGAGGACCTGGAGAAGGACGCGCCCGTCTACGACGTCGCCGGCCGCATCGTGGCCATGCGCTCGTTCGGCAAGGCCGCCTTCATCAAGCTGCGCGACCGCTCCGGGGAAATCCAGGCGCACGTGAAGAAGGACGCGCTCGGGGACCTCTATGAGGTCTTCAAGCAGTGCGACCTGGGCGACTTCGTCGCTGTGCAGGGCCCCGTCTTCCGCAGCAAGACGGGCGAACTGTCCCTGTCCGCCACGAAGTTCGTGCCCCTCACCAAGTCCCTGCGCCCCCTGCCGGAGAAGTGGCATGGCCTCACGGACGTGGAGGTCCGCTACCGCCAGCGCTACCTGGATCTCGTCTCCAACCCGGACGTGAAGCAGGTCTTCTTGAAGCGCAGCAAGTTGGTGAAGTTCATCCGGAGCTTCCTCGACGGGCGCGACTTCGTCGAGGTGGAGACCCCGATGATGCACCCGCTGGTGACGGGTGCGGCGGCGCGGCCGTTCATCACGCACCACAACACGTACGACATCGACCTCTACATGCGCATCGCGCCCGAGCTCTACCTGAAGCGGCTCGTGGTGGGCGGCATGGATCGCGTCTACGAAATCAACCGCAACTTCCGCAACGAGGGCATCAGCACCCGGCACAACCCGGAGTTCACGATGCTGGAGTTCTATCAGGCGTACGCCACGTACGAAGACCTGATGGACCTCACGGAGGAGATGCTCTCGGAGGCCTCCCGCCACGTCACCGGCGACTCCAAGGTGAAGTACGGCGAGCACGTCATCGACTTCGGCAAGGGCTGGAAGCGCATCCCCATGCCGGAGGCCATCCGGGAAGCCGTCCCCGGCCTGTCCGACAAGGACATGGTGGACGTGGACCGCCTGCGCCATGAACTGCTCAAGACGGTGCACTCGGAGGTGGAGCGCCGCGCCGTGGACGCCATGAACCACGGTGAGCTGGTGGGCGCCCTCTTCGAGGCCCACGTCGAGCACACGCTCATCCATCCCACCTTCATCACCCAGTATCCCACCGCCGTCTCCCCGCTCGCCCGCCGCAACGACCAGAACCCGGAAATCACGGACCGGTTCGAGCTCTTCGTCGCGGGCCGGGAAATCGCCAACGCCTTCTCCGAGCTGAACGACCCCCTGGACCAGAAGGGCCGCTTCCAGGCCCAGCTGGACGCGAAGCAGCGGGGCCAGCAGGAGACCATGGACTACGACGAGGATTACATCCGCGCCCTCGAACACGGCATGCCGCCCACGGCCGGTGAAGGCATCGGGATTGATCGCGTCGCCATGTTGTTCACGGACGCCGCCAGCATTCGTGACGTGATTCTCTTCCCCCTCCTCAAGCCGCTGGCGAAGTAG
- a CDS encoding HD family phosphohydrolase produces the protein MADPESPTPGPSPLDALAVRLGLGRRGEWGRRIVQALLLLVVSVGAGFVISPGLYSQQIPALTTEALGKPFRANSPAGFKAARDYDIVHQSMTEQRRREARSAVRPVYDLNPAVVGNLRTSVRAAFASAREHLEEEKDARAEETPPEEGQAKRRRPTPLTPEALERQRRDREEMQARFQEQLFGQRDAGLESEDFQALVANGFSEEAETATLLLLDRAYRADGSQVYVAGSRDELVREAPQGLTVRDVQHKNEEMLPAGAAQVVDMREAHQEQDRFASVPGNVMPEAPAVQRRAVLRIAKRLVRPSLTINIAETDLRRRLAGDAVKDAVIAIKKGQRVIGDGELVNETHLVMLRGMRAQTDRLDLLQLQVGGTGLVALLVVAFYGFCRAAFRRFRPTRKDGVLLGLLLVGLLGLLQVWVSIADAVQDRYTALPIEAFYYAFPVAAGAMLVRFILAQELALFFAMVIACLAGVMLGNSLAFGIYTLVGSLVAADRIVKAKDRVGIFRAGLVTGVANLIAVLFLFLVEGKGLAGDTVITAVCAFFGTALAVPVMVMALTPLIEATFGYASDIKLLELANLNHPALKELIVQAPGTYHHSIIIGTLVENAAETIGANPLLARSCAYYHDIGKGRNPLYFGENQKGENRHDGLAPAMSAVIIKRHVTEGLEMARQYRLPKLVADAIPQHHGTRTVGFFFHKALKEQEGKEGAPPIDESIYRYPGPKPQFREAALVMIADAVEASTRSMPEPTSAKLHAQVQKIINVIFSEGQLDECDLTLKDLNLISQSFLHTLEGIYHTRPVYPAGAVGGGKGGGAPLMMAPAPAKTEAKDTKVRTAGMS, from the coding sequence ATGGCCGATCCTGAATCACCAACCCCCGGGCCCAGTCCGCTGGACGCGCTCGCGGTCCGCCTGGGGCTCGGGCGGCGTGGGGAGTGGGGCCGGCGCATCGTGCAGGCCCTGCTGTTGCTCGTCGTCTCGGTGGGCGCGGGCTTCGTCATCTCCCCGGGCCTCTACAGTCAGCAGATTCCGGCGCTCACCACGGAGGCCCTGGGCAAGCCCTTCCGGGCCAACTCGCCCGCCGGCTTCAAGGCCGCGCGCGACTACGACATCGTCCACCAGTCGATGACGGAGCAGCGCCGCCGCGAGGCCCGGAGCGCCGTGCGCCCGGTGTACGACCTCAACCCGGCGGTGGTGGGCAACCTGCGCACGTCCGTGCGCGCGGCCTTCGCCTCCGCGCGCGAGCACCTGGAGGAGGAGAAGGACGCCCGCGCCGAGGAGACCCCGCCGGAAGAGGGCCAGGCCAAGCGCCGCCGCCCCACGCCGCTCACCCCGGAGGCCCTGGAGCGCCAGCGCCGCGACCGCGAGGAGATGCAGGCCCGGTTCCAGGAGCAGCTCTTCGGTCAGCGGGACGCGGGGCTGGAGTCCGAGGACTTCCAGGCGCTCGTCGCCAACGGCTTCTCGGAGGAGGCGGAGACAGCCACCCTGTTGCTGTTGGACCGGGCCTACCGCGCGGACGGCAGCCAGGTGTACGTGGCCGGCTCGCGGGATGAGCTGGTGCGTGAAGCGCCCCAGGGCCTCACCGTGCGCGACGTGCAGCACAAGAATGAAGAGATGCTGCCCGCGGGCGCCGCCCAGGTGGTGGACATGCGGGAGGCGCACCAGGAGCAGGACCGGTTCGCCTCCGTGCCCGGCAACGTGATGCCGGAGGCCCCGGCGGTGCAGCGCCGCGCGGTGCTGAGAATCGCCAAGCGGCTCGTGCGCCCCAGCCTGACCATCAACATCGCGGAGACGGACCTGCGCCGCCGGCTCGCGGGCGACGCGGTGAAGGACGCCGTCATCGCCATCAAGAAGGGCCAGCGCGTCATCGGCGACGGCGAGCTCGTCAACGAAACGCACCTCGTCATGCTGCGCGGGATGCGCGCGCAGACGGACCGCCTGGACCTGCTCCAGTTGCAGGTGGGCGGCACGGGCCTGGTGGCCCTGCTGGTGGTGGCCTTCTACGGCTTCTGCCGCGCGGCCTTCCGCCGCTTCCGCCCCACGCGCAAGGACGGCGTCCTGCTGGGCCTGTTGCTGGTGGGCCTGTTGGGCCTGCTCCAGGTCTGGGTGTCCATCGCGGACGCGGTGCAGGACCGCTACACGGCGCTGCCCATCGAAGCGTTCTATTACGCCTTCCCGGTGGCGGCGGGCGCCATGCTGGTGCGCTTCATCCTGGCGCAGGAGCTGGCGCTGTTCTTCGCCATGGTCATCGCGTGCCTCGCGGGCGTGATGCTGGGCAACTCGCTGGCGTTCGGCATCTACACGCTGGTGGGCTCGCTGGTGGCGGCGGACCGCATCGTCAAGGCGAAGGACCGTGTGGGCATCTTCCGCGCGGGCCTCGTCACCGGCGTGGCCAACCTCATCGCGGTGCTCTTCCTGTTCCTCGTGGAGGGCAAGGGCCTGGCCGGGGACACGGTCATCACCGCGGTGTGCGCGTTCTTCGGCACCGCGCTCGCCGTGCCGGTCATGGTGATGGCGCTGACGCCGCTCATCGAGGCCACGTTCGGCTACGCGTCGGACATCAAGCTCCTGGAGCTGGCGAACCTGAACCACCCGGCGCTCAAGGAGCTCATCGTCCAGGCGCCCGGCACGTACCACCACTCCATCATCATCGGCACGCTGGTGGAGAACGCGGCGGAGACGATTGGCGCCAACCCGCTGCTGGCCCGCTCGTGCGCGTACTACCACGACATCGGAAAGGGCCGGAACCCGCTCTACTTCGGGGAGAACCAGAAGGGCGAGAACCGGCATGACGGGCTGGCGCCCGCGATGAGCGCGGTCATCATCAAGCGCCACGTGACGGAAGGCCTGGAGATGGCGCGGCAGTACCGCCTGCCCAAGCTGGTGGCGGACGCCATTCCGCAGCACCACGGCACGCGCACGGTGGGCTTCTTCTTCCACAAGGCCTTGAAGGAGCAGGAGGGCAAGGAAGGCGCGCCCCCCATCGACGAGAGCATCTACCGCTACCCGGGCCCCAAGCCGCAGTTCCGCGAGGCGGCGCTGGTGATGATCGCCGACGCGGTGGAGGCCTCCACGCGCTCCATGCCGGAGCCCACCAGCGCGAAGCTCCACGCGCAGGTGCAGAAGATCATCAACGTCATCTTCTCCGAGGGCCAGCTCGACGAGTGCGACCTGACGCTCAAGGACCTGAACCTCATCTCCCAGTCCTTCCTGCACACGCTGGAGGGCATCTACCACACGCGGCCCGTCTACCCGGCGGGGGCGGTGGGTGGGGGCAAGGGCGGAGGCGCGCCGCTGATGATGGCGCCCGCGCCCGCCAAGACGGAAGCGAAGGACACGAAGGTGCGAACGGCGGGCATGTCATGA
- the ybeY gene encoding rRNA maturation RNase YbeY, with amino-acid sequence MSRKVEGVKLRKGKVIPRDDGKRIEEFVGVASTQTESASVARMRAPPGWSEPAQTPEFDEVVLVLTGELTLVVDGKRERIGAGEVGLVPRGKRVVYRNDSQGACDYWSICAPAFRVELAHIEKPAPKVKAADNQVTVQVAHGQGADYERLLTTWARDYLKRLGLTDCELSLSLVGDRAIRRLNRTWRQKDKATDVLSFPAGDLPKGTPGPRPLGDVVISLDTAKRQAKEYGRTLESEMGRYLAHGLLHLLGHDHEKPRDAKRMAALEEQLLGERGMVADSLTIDSRERRAKLI; translated from the coding sequence ATGAGCCGGAAGGTGGAGGGCGTGAAGCTGCGCAAGGGCAAGGTGATTCCGCGCGACGACGGCAAGCGCATCGAGGAGTTCGTCGGCGTGGCCAGCACGCAGACGGAGTCCGCCTCCGTGGCGCGCATGCGGGCGCCGCCGGGCTGGAGCGAACCCGCGCAGACGCCGGAGTTCGACGAGGTGGTGCTCGTCCTCACGGGCGAGCTCACCCTGGTGGTGGACGGCAAGCGCGAACGGATTGGCGCGGGCGAGGTGGGCCTGGTGCCGCGCGGCAAGCGCGTGGTGTACCGCAACGACTCGCAGGGCGCGTGTGACTACTGGTCCATCTGCGCCCCGGCGTTCCGCGTGGAGCTGGCGCACATCGAGAAGCCGGCGCCCAAGGTGAAGGCCGCGGACAACCAGGTGACGGTGCAGGTGGCGCACGGGCAGGGCGCGGACTACGAGCGCCTGCTCACCACCTGGGCCCGCGACTACTTGAAGCGCCTGGGGCTCACGGACTGCGAGCTGTCGCTGTCGCTCGTGGGGGACCGGGCCATCCGCCGGCTCAACCGCACGTGGCGGCAGAAGGACAAGGCCACGGACGTGCTGTCCTTCCCCGCCGGGGACCTGCCCAAGGGCACCCCGGGCCCGCGCCCGCTGGGCGACGTGGTCATCTCCCTGGACACGGCGAAGCGGCAGGCGAAGGAGTACGGCCGCACGCTGGAGTCGGAGATGGGCCGCTACCTCGCGCATGGCCTGTTGCACCTCTTGGGGCACGACCATGAGAAGCCTCGCGACGCGAAGCGCATGGCGGCCCTGGAGGAGCAGCTCCTGGGTGAGCGGGGCATGGTGGCGGACTCGCTGACCATCGACTCGCGCGAGCGCCGCGCGAAGCTCATCTGA
- a CDS encoding PhoH family protein, whose translation MRNPATLEVPAARAETTPTSAKVDVRDNETTQALCGNQNENLKLMERRLGVRVGQRGTELLLSGPADAVAFAVRLVENLEEMIRAGRPVYREDVEQAIKVLGRGTESLQEVMLGTVLKSSGNRQIAPKSIAQKRYVDAIRAHDIVFGVGPAGTGKTYLAMAMAVAFLQERKVKRIILARPAVEAGEKLGFLPGDLAEKVNPYLRPLYDALHDMMAVERAQHLVEQGVVEVAPLAFMRGRTLNDAFVILDEAQNTTVEQMKMFLTRLGYNSKAVITGDVTQVDLPTGKLSGLNHARSVLRNIEGIHFSEFSDVDVVRHPLVQEVIRAYERSEAAQKEAPAAAPPAEGTES comes from the coding sequence TTGCGAAACCCCGCCACGCTGGAAGTGCCCGCAGCTCGCGCTGAAACCACCCCCACCTCCGCCAAGGTGGACGTCCGTGACAACGAGACGACCCAGGCCCTTTGCGGAAACCAGAACGAAAACCTCAAGCTGATGGAGCGGCGCCTGGGGGTCCGGGTGGGGCAGCGCGGTACGGAGCTGCTTCTGTCGGGGCCCGCGGACGCGGTCGCCTTCGCCGTGCGGCTGGTGGAGAACCTGGAGGAGATGATCCGCGCCGGGCGCCCCGTCTACCGCGAGGACGTGGAACAGGCCATCAAGGTCCTGGGCCGCGGCACGGAGTCGCTGCAGGAGGTCATGCTCGGCACCGTCCTCAAGAGCTCCGGCAACCGGCAGATCGCTCCCAAGAGCATCGCGCAGAAGCGCTACGTGGACGCCATCCGCGCCCACGACATCGTCTTCGGCGTGGGCCCCGCCGGCACCGGCAAGACGTACCTCGCCATGGCCATGGCGGTCGCCTTCCTCCAGGAGCGCAAGGTCAAGCGCATCATCCTGGCGCGCCCCGCCGTGGAGGCCGGTGAGAAGCTCGGCTTCCTGCCCGGCGACCTGGCGGAGAAGGTGAACCCGTACCTGCGCCCGCTCTACGACGCACTGCACGACATGATGGCCGTGGAGCGCGCCCAGCACCTGGTGGAGCAGGGAGTCGTGGAGGTCGCGCCGCTCGCGTTCATGCGCGGCCGCACCCTCAACGACGCCTTCGTCATCCTCGACGAGGCGCAGAACACCACCGTGGAGCAGATGAAGATGTTCCTCACCCGCCTGGGCTACAACAGCAAGGCGGTCATCACCGGCGACGTGACCCAGGTGGACCTGCCCACGGGCAAGCTGTCCGGCCTGAACCACGCGCGCTCCGTGCTGCGGAACATCGAAGGCATCCACTTCTCGGAGTTCTCCGACGTGGACGTCGTGCGCCACCCGCTGGTGCAGGAAGTCATCCGCGCCTACGAGCGCTCCGAGGCCGCCCAGAAGGAAGCCCCGGCCGCCGCCCCTCCGGCGGAAGGCACGGAGTCCTGA